One window of the Archangium primigenium genome contains the following:
- a CDS encoding ABC transporter ATP-binding protein — protein MNDTNGAPAAPLAIEVRDLHKSFGDQRALRGVDLVVAEGTTCVLVGISGSGKSVLMKHIMGLLKPDRGSVRVQGKDLAQMDEAGLNTMRRDQGILFQANALFDSLTVFDNVAFPLRERTKMSEAEIQETVNATLGKVGLSHAATRFPGELSGGMQKRVGFARATILQPRILLYDDPTAGLDPLTTAAVNEIILTSKQQLGATSLVITPDVATAFGMADHLALMDEGRVVEYGPPETFRESQHPAVKAFLRNWLARRSKKDSAKGSAPG, from the coding sequence ATGAACGACACGAATGGCGCGCCAGCGGCCCCCCTGGCCATCGAGGTCCGCGACCTGCACAAGTCCTTCGGCGACCAACGGGCGCTGCGCGGGGTGGACCTGGTGGTCGCCGAGGGCACCACGTGCGTGCTGGTGGGCATCTCCGGCTCGGGCAAGTCCGTGCTGATGAAGCACATCATGGGGCTGCTCAAGCCGGACCGGGGCAGCGTACGCGTGCAGGGCAAGGACCTGGCCCAGATGGACGAGGCCGGGCTCAACACCATGCGCCGCGACCAGGGCATCCTCTTCCAGGCCAATGCCTTGTTCGACTCGCTCACCGTCTTCGACAACGTGGCCTTTCCCCTGCGCGAGCGCACGAAGATGAGCGAGGCGGAGATCCAGGAGACGGTGAACGCCACCCTGGGCAAGGTGGGTCTGTCCCACGCGGCCACGCGCTTTCCGGGCGAGCTGTCCGGCGGCATGCAGAAGCGCGTGGGCTTCGCGCGCGCCACCATCCTCCAGCCGCGCATCCTCCTCTATGACGATCCCACCGCCGGTCTGGATCCGCTCACCACCGCGGCCGTCAACGAGATCATCCTCACGAGCAAGCAGCAGCTGGGCGCCACCTCGCTCGTCATCACCCCGGACGTGGCCACCGCCTTCGGCATGGCGGACCACCTGGCCCTGATGGACGAGGGGCGCGTCGTCGAGTACGGCCCGCCCGAGACGTTCCGCGAGTCCCAGCACCCGGCGGTGAAGGCCTTCCTGCGCAACTGGCTCGCGCGCCGTTCGAAGAAGGACTCGGCGAAGGGCTCGGCCCCAGGTTGA
- a CDS encoding MazG nucleotide pyrophosphohydrolase domain-containing protein — protein sequence MITLPDGATMKDYQRYIHELETLHGWLKVDLVHNCFLMGEEVGELFKAVRRYNKLFDEGQATPSEQARANLAEELVDVFNYLVAISNRVGVDLEQAFRDKNARNQQRTWS from the coding sequence ATGATCACCCTGCCCGACGGCGCGACGATGAAGGACTACCAACGCTACATCCACGAGCTGGAGACCCTGCACGGCTGGCTCAAGGTGGACCTGGTCCACAACTGCTTCCTCATGGGCGAGGAAGTGGGCGAGCTGTTCAAGGCGGTGCGCCGCTACAACAAGCTCTTCGACGAGGGGCAGGCCACGCCCAGCGAGCAGGCCCGCGCGAACCTGGCCGAGGAGCTGGTGGATGTCTTCAACTACCTGGTGGCCATCTCCAACCGGGTGGGCGTGGACCTGGAGCAGGCGTTCCGCGACAAGAACGCCCGCAACCAGCAGCGCACCTGGAGCTAG